A portion of the Acidobacteriaceae bacterium genome contains these proteins:
- a CDS encoding metallophosphoesterase — MARLGGMSLFQSLSRRRFLMGAGAAAAAVALEPNSVAAPMKGHGQDFDFVFLTDTHIQPELDATHGCSMAFKKMSREKADFAIQGGDHVFDSLGVPKERAVSLFDLYKKTEQDLGMKTYHTIGNHDCVGVYAKSGVSMEDPAFGKRYYEEHVGKTYYSFDHKGVHFVVLDSIGFTEDRRYEGRVDAEQLVWLGKDLGALEAKTPVIVTSHIPLVTAMDCYVPRPEKPEKHHGESVANSDEVLSLFTGRNVIGVLQGHTHINEVVTWHGVPFVTSGAVSGNWWHGTRLGAAEGYTMVSVKDGRMQTRYETYGFQSVDPKNT; from the coding sequence GTGGCTAGACTCGGCGGTATGAGTCTCTTTCAATCGCTTTCCCGCCGCCGTTTTCTGATGGGTGCAGGTGCTGCCGCTGCTGCTGTTGCGCTGGAGCCGAACTCTGTGGCCGCTCCGATGAAGGGGCATGGACAGGATTTTGACTTTGTGTTCTTGACGGATACGCATATTCAGCCGGAGCTGGATGCGACGCATGGCTGCTCGATGGCGTTCAAGAAGATGAGCCGCGAGAAGGCAGATTTTGCGATTCAGGGTGGGGACCATGTGTTCGATTCACTGGGTGTGCCGAAGGAACGCGCGGTGAGTCTGTTCGATCTGTACAAGAAGACCGAGCAGGACCTGGGGATGAAGACGTATCACACGATCGGCAACCATGACTGCGTGGGCGTGTATGCCAAGAGCGGCGTTAGCATGGAGGACCCCGCGTTCGGCAAGCGGTACTACGAAGAGCATGTGGGGAAGACATACTACAGCTTCGACCACAAGGGCGTTCATTTTGTGGTGCTGGATTCGATCGGCTTCACGGAGGATCGTCGCTATGAAGGTCGCGTGGATGCGGAGCAGCTTGTGTGGTTGGGCAAAGACCTGGGCGCGCTGGAGGCGAAGACGCCGGTGATTGTGACGTCACATATTCCGCTGGTGACGGCGATGGATTGCTACGTGCCTCGGCCAGAGAAGCCGGAGAAGCACCATGGCGAGTCTGTGGCGAATTCCGATGAGGTGCTGAGCCTGTTTACGGGCCGCAACGTGATCGGTGTGCTGCAAGGGCATACGCACATTAACGAAGTGGTGACGTGGCATGGTGTGCCGTTTGTGACGAGCGGCGCGGTAAGCGGTAACTGGTGGCATGGAACGCGGCTGGGAGCGGCAGAAGGCTACACGATGGTGTCTGTGAAAGATGGCCGGATGCAGACGCGATATGAAACGTATGGCTTTCAGAGTGTGGACCCGAAGAACACGTAG
- a CDS encoding retroviral-like aspartic protease family protein: MRPLTLAALSASLFLFTVGINVSRAQTSSGPHSCPIVQTPPTAGEDLIAQKNYKDAETLYRAAIAKNPQDPETHFGLTRALIGLDQVTAAIAEADEMQTKFPGTALALTAQSEAAYRAGRPDDAQQFALKAARANGCEGRALLAFTNVAELWGFYARSWNYIQHAHAVRPNDELIRREWIWLMPRSQRAAALEQYIQGSNHIADDDRKGYNNALDHLKAHRAGECHISSTTPSVTVPMQPIYGDHTSPEAFGLDVTYNGKRRRMQIDTGASGITLTASAAHSLGLVPEIHRKVGGVGDEGDASSYLTHVKSIKIGDVEFSDCMVEVLEKHGRLDDIDGLIGMDVFNQWLVTLDYQNIQLHLDRLPPRPGQKPNDEDDDTPHDPYTTAPELKDFSNTIRIGHQIMLPAEFEKKQTHFLIMDTGASITDVSPEMAREVGKLSGSDIEVYGISGKAKKVWESKQAKLHVANLMLPPDEYYVLDTTSLSHSNGFETSGLFGLPTLQRLSISIDYRDNLVRLKYDPKRDRQFFTR; the protein is encoded by the coding sequence ATGAGACCCCTTACCCTTGCTGCGCTGTCGGCCTCGCTGTTTCTGTTTACCGTTGGAATAAACGTTTCCAGAGCTCAAACCTCTTCCGGCCCTCACTCCTGCCCTATCGTTCAGACTCCCCCTACTGCTGGGGAAGACCTCATCGCTCAGAAGAACTACAAAGATGCGGAAACGCTCTACCGTGCCGCGATCGCAAAGAACCCTCAAGACCCTGAAACCCACTTCGGCCTGACTCGTGCGCTCATTGGCCTTGACCAGGTCACGGCTGCAATCGCCGAAGCTGACGAGATGCAGACAAAGTTTCCGGGCACAGCACTCGCGCTCACCGCTCAGTCCGAAGCCGCCTACCGGGCAGGCCGACCGGATGACGCGCAACAGTTTGCCTTGAAGGCAGCGCGGGCCAACGGTTGCGAAGGACGTGCGCTGCTTGCGTTTACGAACGTAGCCGAACTTTGGGGCTTCTACGCACGTTCCTGGAACTACATCCAGCACGCCCATGCGGTGCGCCCCAATGACGAACTCATCCGCCGCGAGTGGATCTGGCTCATGCCGCGCTCGCAGCGCGCTGCAGCCCTCGAGCAATACATCCAGGGCTCAAACCACATCGCAGACGACGACCGCAAAGGCTACAACAACGCCCTCGACCACCTGAAAGCCCACCGCGCAGGCGAGTGTCACATCTCGTCCACGACACCCTCTGTCACCGTGCCCATGCAACCCATCTACGGCGACCACACCTCTCCGGAAGCGTTTGGCCTCGACGTCACCTACAACGGCAAGCGACGCCGTATGCAGATCGACACCGGCGCCTCCGGCATCACGCTCACCGCAAGCGCCGCACACTCCCTCGGTCTGGTGCCTGAAATCCATCGCAAGGTCGGCGGCGTTGGGGACGAAGGCGACGCGTCAAGCTATCTCACCCACGTCAAGAGCATCAAGATCGGTGACGTTGAGTTCTCCGACTGCATGGTCGAAGTGCTCGAAAAGCATGGACGTCTCGACGACATCGACGGCCTGATCGGCATGGATGTCTTCAACCAGTGGCTCGTCACTCTCGACTATCAGAACATCCAACTCCACCTTGATCGCCTCCCTCCACGCCCCGGCCAAAAGCCCAACGACGAGGACGACGATACTCCGCACGATCCCTACACGACCGCACCGGAGTTGAAGGACTTCTCCAACACCATCCGCATCGGCCATCAGATCATGCTTCCGGCCGAATTCGAAAAGAAGCAGACGCACTTTCTCATCATGGACACAGGTGCCAGCATTACGGATGTATCCCCGGAGATGGCTCGCGAGGTTGGCAAACTCAGCGGATCAGATATCGAGGTCTACGGCATCTCCGGCAAGGCCAAAAAAGTCTGGGAGTCCAAACAAGCGAAGCTACACGTAGCCAACCTCATGCTTCCCCCAGATGAGTACTATGTACTCGACACAACCTCGCTCTCTCACAGCAACGGCTTCGAAACCTCCGGGCTCTTCGGTCTGCCAACTCTCCAGCGACTCAGCATCTCCATCGACTACCGGGACAACCTCGTGCGTCTCAAATACGACCCCAAACGCGATCGCCAGTTCTTTACCCGATAG
- a CDS encoding DNA methyltransferase, translating to MNKIVKSENLRALRKLPSDSVELIYIDPPFNTGSIQKRHRVTITRDDTSERIGFGGKRYRIERKAPHPRYEDSFDDYLGFLRPRLEEARRILTEHGSLFLHVDPHESHYCKVMLDQIMGRDCFQNEIIWAYDYGARPRRRWPSKHDTLFWYTRHPTQYTFHLDAADRIPYMAPKLVGKEKAARGKTPTDVWWHTIVSPTGKEKTGYPTQKPLGILERIIRVHSSPGDTVLDFFAGSGTTGEAAAKHDRQFLLIDQNPEAVKLMRQRLKNLLAPRSSSLPS from the coding sequence GTGAATAAGATCGTCAAAAGCGAAAACCTGCGCGCCCTGCGCAAACTCCCCAGCGACTCCGTCGAACTCATCTATATCGACCCACCCTTCAACACCGGCAGCATCCAGAAGCGGCATCGCGTCACCATCACTCGCGACGACACCAGCGAACGCATCGGCTTCGGCGGCAAGCGTTACCGCATCGAGCGCAAAGCCCCGCACCCGCGCTACGAAGACAGCTTCGACGACTACCTCGGCTTCCTCCGCCCGCGCCTCGAAGAAGCCCGTCGCATCCTCACCGAGCACGGCTCTCTCTTCCTCCACGTCGACCCCCATGAGAGCCACTATTGCAAAGTCATGCTCGACCAGATCATGGGCCGCGACTGCTTCCAGAACGAAATCATCTGGGCCTACGACTACGGCGCACGCCCGCGCCGCCGCTGGCCCTCCAAGCACGACACCCTCTTCTGGTACACCAGGCACCCGACCCAGTACACCTTCCACCTCGACGCCGCAGACCGCATCCCATACATGGCGCCAAAACTCGTCGGCAAAGAGAAGGCCGCGCGCGGCAAGACACCCACCGACGTCTGGTGGCACACCATCGTCTCGCCCACCGGCAAGGAAAAAACCGGCTACCCCACACAGAAGCCTCTCGGCATCCTCGAGCGCATCATCCGCGTCCATTCAAGCCCCGGCGACACCGTACTGGACTTCTTCGCTGGCTCTGGCACAACGGGAGAAGCAGCCGCCAAACACGACCGCCAGTTCCTGTTGATCGACCAAAACCCCGAAGCCGTAAAGCTCATGCGCCAACGCTTGAAAAACCTTCTCGCCCCGCGATCTTCTTCATTGCCTTCATAG
- a CDS encoding MaoC family dehydratase: MATELYFEDLYPGMTFNSTRTYKVTAEEIKEFAERYDPQPFHLDEAAGESSFFKGLAASGWLTAAIVMRLRVESIKIAGGMIGAGVEEMRWMSPVRPGDTLRTEAEILSTRHSQSRPTYGVVRSRTTVFNQREEVVMRSIVNFLAPLKNAPTA; the protein is encoded by the coding sequence ATGGCGACCGAACTCTACTTTGAAGATTTGTATCCTGGCATGACCTTTAATTCGACGCGCACGTACAAGGTGACGGCAGAGGAGATTAAGGAGTTTGCCGAGCGTTACGATCCGCAACCTTTCCACCTGGATGAGGCGGCGGGAGAGAGCTCTTTCTTCAAGGGGCTGGCGGCTTCGGGATGGCTGACGGCGGCGATCGTGATGCGTCTGCGGGTGGAGTCGATCAAGATTGCTGGCGGCATGATCGGTGCGGGTGTGGAAGAGATGCGGTGGATGTCTCCGGTGCGTCCTGGCGATACGTTGCGGACGGAGGCGGAGATTCTGTCGACGCGCCATTCGCAGTCGCGGCCGACGTATGGTGTGGTGCGTTCGCGGACGACGGTGTTCAATCAGCGCGAGGAAGTCGTGATGCGTTCGATTGTGAACTTCCTCGCGCCGCTGAAGAATGCGCCGACGGCGTAG
- a CDS encoding MBL fold metallo-hydrolase — MKMSVLASGSKGNCTVVSAAGTSILVDCGLSCREILKRMQQVGEDPSKLDAILITHEHLDHIAGLSVMARRLKIPVFFTEATHRAWQRMTRPRSTMTYAAWLRKMQAEKEARAQVVADATFAGGGLAATQTMLAEGEASMSEESIAAEDSEALEMLVSAANEAECEPTAESGKPDPAFLPVVEYFRAGQQFQIGNLTINPFTIPHDAADPCGFVFHAAAESIRMAVATDLGYVPPNVKLALKGVDVLLLESNHDLEMLKDGPYPWSVKQRVLSRVGHLSNAAAAEFLMRDYDGGAHTIVLGHLSGSNNLPELAKLAADQALAERGSLLGNRVVLASQSEPIEPICL, encoded by the coding sequence ATGAAGATGTCCGTTTTAGCGTCGGGATCGAAGGGCAACTGCACCGTTGTCAGTGCAGCGGGAACCTCGATCCTGGTGGACTGCGGACTGAGCTGCCGAGAGATTCTGAAGCGTATGCAGCAGGTGGGGGAAGACCCCTCCAAGCTCGATGCGATTCTGATCACGCATGAGCATCTCGACCACATTGCCGGGCTCTCTGTCATGGCTCGCCGATTGAAGATTCCGGTCTTCTTTACGGAGGCCACACATCGCGCATGGCAAAGAATGACGCGGCCTCGGAGCACGATGACCTATGCCGCATGGTTGCGAAAGATGCAGGCCGAGAAGGAAGCCCGTGCGCAGGTTGTCGCGGATGCCACGTTTGCCGGAGGGGGGCTCGCAGCTACTCAGACGATGCTTGCTGAAGGCGAAGCAAGCATGTCAGAAGAGTCGATTGCGGCAGAGGATTCCGAGGCTCTGGAGATGCTTGTTTCGGCGGCGAACGAGGCGGAGTGCGAACCGACTGCGGAGAGCGGAAAACCAGACCCTGCATTTCTGCCGGTGGTGGAATATTTCCGTGCGGGACAGCAGTTCCAAATTGGGAATTTAACGATAAATCCTTTTACGATCCCTCACGACGCGGCTGATCCCTGCGGTTTTGTCTTCCATGCGGCGGCGGAGTCGATCCGGATGGCGGTGGCGACGGACCTGGGATATGTGCCGCCGAACGTGAAACTGGCGCTGAAGGGCGTGGACGTGTTGCTGCTGGAGTCCAACCACGATCTGGAGATGTTGAAGGACGGGCCGTACCCATGGAGCGTGAAGCAGCGGGTGTTGTCGCGGGTGGGGCATTTGTCGAACGCCGCGGCGGCGGAGTTCCTGATGCGGGATTACGACGGAGGTGCCCATACGATCGTGCTGGGGCATCTGAGCGGATCGAATAACCTGCCGGAGCTGGCGAAGCTGGCGGCGGATCAGGCGCTGGCGGAGCGTGGAAGTCTGCTGGGGAATCGTGTGGTTCTGGCCTCGCAGAGCGAGCCGATTGAGCCGATCTGCCTGTAG
- a CDS encoding rhomboid family intramembrane serine protease yields the protein MKQRSQELEFERAEYEAQALPAEVDPAAAQAASWWTYPATYGLLAVNVVVFVVMFRYGPMMTALHHHDWTAVFTSQFSGETLALFGGCDTQMVLDGQWWRLLTACFVHGTVLHIALNMWCLWNLGLFGERLLGRYGMLAVYVLTGVAGNLMSLTWSIITRMDSLVVGASGAIFGITGVLIVLLSNRGLAKDGLSWDDIRGLRTQVVLFAAANLVLGAAPNFAPMLSTGTMRMLHVNPATMPHIDNSAHIGGFVCGLLLGWPLFSQMTLGKKAYRARQKAVFASAVLVLGLMGYALARFV from the coding sequence GTGAAGCAAAGATCCCAGGAATTAGAGTTCGAACGCGCCGAGTATGAGGCGCAAGCGCTTCCTGCCGAGGTTGATCCGGCTGCGGCGCAGGCTGCGTCGTGGTGGACGTATCCGGCGACGTACGGCCTGCTGGCCGTGAACGTGGTCGTGTTTGTGGTGATGTTCCGCTACGGGCCGATGATGACGGCGTTGCATCACCATGACTGGACGGCGGTGTTTACGTCGCAGTTTAGCGGCGAGACGCTGGCGCTGTTTGGTGGCTGCGACACGCAGATGGTGCTCGACGGGCAGTGGTGGCGGTTGCTGACGGCCTGCTTTGTTCACGGGACGGTGCTGCACATTGCGTTGAATATGTGGTGTCTGTGGAACCTGGGGCTGTTTGGCGAGAGGTTGCTGGGGCGCTATGGGATGCTCGCGGTCTATGTGCTGACTGGCGTTGCGGGGAACCTGATGTCGCTGACCTGGTCGATCATTACCCGGATGGATTCGCTGGTGGTGGGGGCTTCGGGCGCGATCTTTGGCATAACGGGCGTGCTGATCGTTCTGCTGTCGAACCGAGGGCTGGCCAAAGATGGGCTGAGCTGGGACGACATTCGAGGGCTGCGCACGCAGGTGGTTTTGTTTGCGGCGGCGAACCTGGTGCTGGGAGCCGCGCCGAACTTTGCTCCGATGCTTTCTACCGGCACGATGCGGATGCTGCACGTGAACCCGGCTACGATGCCACATATCGACAACTCAGCCCACATCGGTGGCTTTGTGTGTGGGCTGTTGCTGGGGTGGCCGTTGTTCAGCCAGATGACGCTGGGGAAGAAGGCTTACAGAGCGAGGCAGAAGGCCGTGTTCGCCTCGGCAGTGCTGGTGTTGGGGTTGATGGGGTATGCGCTCGCCCGGTTTGTCTAA
- a CDS encoding helix-turn-helix transcriptional regulator, producing MAHMHTALPAEPAASVETVAAAPAPINIGITIRGFRLQKGMSQGDIEKRTGLLRCYLSRVENGHTVPSLETLQKIASALDLPLSQFFAEDPIKDVPGINLSADEIRFLTQIQRYSANLTESDRRLLLAMVRKFAATATTSVF from the coding sequence ATGGCACATATGCACACAGCGCTGCCGGCAGAGCCTGCAGCTTCGGTAGAAACCGTCGCAGCCGCTCCGGCCCCGATCAACATCGGCATCACCATCCGCGGTTTCCGTCTCCAGAAGGGCATGTCCCAGGGAGACATCGAAAAGCGCACCGGTCTGCTGCGTTGCTATCTCTCGCGCGTAGAGAACGGCCACACCGTGCCCTCGCTCGAAACCCTGCAGAAGATCGCCTCTGCGCTTGATCTGCCGCTCAGCCAGTTCTTCGCCGAAGACCCCATCAAGGACGTCCCCGGCATCAACCTATCGGCCGACGAGATCCGCTTCCTCACCCAGATTCAGCGTTACTCCGCCAATCTGACCGAAAGCGACCGTCGCCTTCTCCTCGCCATGGTGCGCAAGTTTGCCGCCACCGCGACCACCTCCGTCTTCTAA
- the nadC gene encoding carboxylating nicotinate-nucleotide diphosphorylase has product MKPSAALIDSLVRAALTEDAPWGDLSVQTFLPASARVTAQLVAREPGVLCGEDIFTAAMNLTGAITTTFRVHDGERFEAGTVLAKSEGPARAVLQAERVGLNFIQRLSGIATATSRYVAATKGTSTRITDTRKTTPGLRQFERYAVRCGGGHNHRFSLSDAVMLKDNHLAVLTQNGQRPLTEALREAAQSLPHTTHIEVEVDRLDQIEPVLSSGVVNTLMLDNFTLEQLAEGIALARSLQPHILIEASGGITLERIPAIASTGVDIISVGALTHSTRALDLGLDIA; this is encoded by the coding sequence ATGAAGCCCTCCGCCGCACTCATCGACTCCCTCGTCCGCGCCGCACTCACTGAAGACGCTCCCTGGGGCGATCTCAGCGTACAGACCTTCCTGCCCGCTTCTGCCCGCGTCACCGCGCAGCTTGTCGCCCGTGAACCCGGCGTCCTCTGCGGCGAAGACATCTTCACCGCAGCCATGAACCTCACCGGCGCCATCACCACAACCTTCCGCGTACACGACGGCGAGCGCTTCGAAGCAGGCACTGTCCTCGCCAAGTCAGAAGGCCCTGCCCGCGCCGTGCTGCAGGCAGAGCGCGTCGGCCTCAACTTCATCCAGCGCCTCAGCGGCATCGCGACGGCCACCTCGCGCTACGTCGCCGCCACGAAAGGCACCTCCACGCGCATCACCGACACCCGCAAGACCACCCCCGGCCTGCGCCAGTTCGAGCGATACGCCGTGCGCTGCGGCGGCGGCCACAACCACCGCTTCTCGCTCTCCGACGCCGTCATGCTCAAGGACAACCACCTCGCAGTCCTCACGCAAAACGGCCAGCGACCGCTGACAGAAGCCCTCCGCGAAGCCGCGCAAAGCCTCCCCCACACCACGCACATCGAGGTGGAGGTTGATCGCCTCGACCAGATCGAGCCCGTTCTCTCCTCCGGCGTCGTCAACACGCTCATGCTCGACAACTTCACCCTCGAGCAACTCGCCGAAGGCATCGCCCTCGCCCGCAGCCTGCAACCGCACATCCTTATCGAAGCCTCCGGCGGCATCACCCTCGAGCGCATCCCGGCCATAGCCTCCACCGGTGTAGACATCATCTCCGTCGGCGCGCTCACGCACTCCACCCGCGCCCTCGACCTCGGCCTCGACATCGCCTAG
- the nadB gene encoding L-aspartate oxidase: MSTPRQHVAVVGSGIAGLIATLRLAKSHDVTLVTKLELAESNTRWAQGGIAAAYFADDSTEAHIVDTLNAGAGLCDPAAVRVLCEEGPARIHDLIRLGVEFDKRNGELAKGLEAAHSYPRVLHAGGDSTGLSIEMALVHAVRATKNITVLEHTFVADILTRNGVAAGLHIIDKAGRSRMISTDAVILASGGAGQLYLHTTNPAGATGDGTAAAFRAGAELADVEFYQFHPTALAHPETFLISEAVRGEGAVLLDAHGHRFMQTLHPQAELAPRDVVARGIAMQMTAQHGSPVMLDATQLGGEEFLRTRFPSIDAAVRRRGMDWSRDPIPVTPAAHYWMGGVRTDLYGRTSVPRLFAVGETACTGVHGANRLASNSLLESLVYAWRCAGLFLGEHHMPSASLDAPAEFDANEVRALAPVFPETKAIDRQSIQSLMWTAVGIERDGQDLASALAELKSTHIVGDSIAARETANLHLIARLVTTAALARTESRGAHYRTDYLNPSPAWARSLLYADRTTIVSVPENPLIASR, from the coding sequence ATGAGCACACCTCGCCAGCACGTCGCCGTCGTCGGCAGCGGTATCGCCGGACTCATTGCCACGCTTCGACTCGCGAAGTCTCACGACGTCACGCTCGTCACCAAGCTGGAGCTGGCCGAGTCCAACACGCGCTGGGCGCAGGGCGGCATCGCTGCCGCGTACTTTGCAGACGACTCCACCGAAGCCCACATCGTCGACACACTGAACGCTGGCGCAGGCCTTTGCGACCCCGCCGCTGTTCGTGTTCTCTGCGAAGAAGGCCCCGCGCGCATTCACGACCTCATTCGCCTCGGCGTCGAGTTCGACAAGCGCAACGGTGAACTCGCCAAGGGCCTCGAAGCTGCGCATTCCTACCCGCGCGTACTCCACGCTGGCGGCGACTCCACCGGCCTCTCCATCGAGATGGCGCTCGTCCACGCCGTGCGCGCGACAAAGAACATCACCGTCCTCGAACACACCTTCGTCGCCGACATCCTCACACGCAACGGCGTCGCCGCGGGCCTGCACATCATCGACAAGGCCGGCCGCTCACGCATGATCTCCACGGACGCTGTGATCCTCGCGTCCGGCGGCGCTGGCCAGCTTTATCTCCACACCACCAACCCCGCCGGAGCCACCGGCGACGGCACCGCAGCCGCCTTCCGCGCCGGAGCCGAACTCGCCGACGTCGAGTTCTACCAATTCCACCCAACCGCGCTCGCGCACCCCGAAACCTTCCTCATCTCCGAGGCCGTTCGCGGCGAAGGCGCCGTGCTGCTCGACGCTCACGGTCACCGCTTCATGCAGACCCTGCATCCGCAGGCGGAACTCGCTCCGCGCGACGTCGTCGCTCGCGGCATCGCCATGCAGATGACCGCGCAGCACGGCTCACCCGTCATGCTCGACGCCACGCAACTCGGCGGCGAAGAGTTCCTCCGCACGCGCTTCCCTTCCATCGACGCCGCCGTTCGCCGTCGTGGCATGGACTGGTCCCGCGATCCCATCCCCGTCACCCCCGCAGCGCACTACTGGATGGGCGGTGTCCGCACCGATCTCTACGGCCGCACCTCCGTGCCGCGCCTCTTCGCCGTCGGCGAAACCGCCTGCACCGGCGTCCACGGAGCCAACCGCCTCGCCTCGAACTCGCTGCTCGAAAGCCTCGTCTACGCCTGGCGCTGCGCGGGTCTCTTCCTCGGCGAACACCACATGCCGTCGGCCTCTCTCGATGCACCCGCCGAGTTTGACGCCAACGAAGTCCGCGCCCTCGCGCCCGTCTTCCCCGAAACCAAGGCCATCGACCGCCAGAGCATCCAGTCGCTCATGTGGACAGCCGTCGGCATCGAACGCGACGGCCAGGACCTCGCCTCTGCGCTCGCCGAGTTGAAGTCCACCCACATCGTCGGCGACTCCATCGCCGCTCGCGAAACCGCGAACCTGCACCTGATCGCCCGGCTCGTCACCACCGCCGCGCTCGCCCGCACCGAAAGCCGCGGCGCACACTACCGCACCGACTACCTGAACCCCTCGCCCGCATGGGCGCGCTCGCTTCTCTACGCCGACCGCACAACCATCGTCAGCGTTCCAGAGAACCCACTCATCGCCTCCCGCTAG
- the nadA gene encoding quinolinate synthase NadA yields the protein MPSVPETIHLIQIGEQAGAGSTCSAALDDSPWLHDADQTYGPGASIADPLPSDAPKQGVLPLEYRNASREELDLRIRAAKAALGERLVVLGHFYQRDEVVKYADFVGDSFQLAQAARTRPNAEAIVFCGVHFMAETADMLSRRDQAVILPNLAAGCSMADMADLDSVEDCWEELTALFGDQPDANGLQPVIPVTYMNSSAALKAFCGRHGGVVCTSSNARSVLEWAFARGQRVLFFPDQHLGRNTAKAMGVPLEQMPLWKPEVTLGGSTAQQLRDSRVILWHGFCSVHKRFTVEQISMARQRHPDVRVIVHPECPMEVVDDADEYGSTDYIRKAIEAAPAGSTFAIGTEINLVQRLANDHPEHTIFCLDSIVCPCSTMYRIHPSYIAWVLESFERGELVNQITVDEATASDARIALERMLALAPGKPVSAA from the coding sequence GTGCCTTCAGTCCCCGAAACGATCCACCTGATTCAAATTGGTGAACAGGCAGGAGCCGGCAGTACCTGTTCCGCAGCTCTCGACGATAGCCCCTGGTTGCACGACGCCGACCAGACCTACGGCCCCGGCGCATCCATCGCCGACCCCCTGCCCTCCGACGCACCCAAACAGGGCGTGCTTCCGCTCGAGTACCGCAACGCCTCCCGCGAAGAACTCGACCTCCGCATCCGCGCCGCGAAAGCCGCGCTCGGCGAACGCCTCGTCGTACTCGGCCACTTCTATCAGCGCGACGAAGTCGTGAAGTACGCCGACTTCGTGGGCGACAGCTTCCAGCTCGCACAAGCCGCCCGAACCCGGCCCAACGCCGAAGCCATCGTCTTCTGCGGCGTCCACTTCATGGCCGAAACCGCCGACATGCTCTCCCGCCGCGACCAGGCCGTCATCCTGCCGAACCTCGCAGCAGGCTGCTCGATGGCGGACATGGCAGACCTCGACTCAGTCGAAGATTGCTGGGAAGAGCTGACAGCGCTCTTCGGCGATCAGCCCGACGCCAACGGCCTCCAGCCCGTCATCCCCGTCACATACATGAACTCCTCCGCCGCGCTGAAGGCCTTCTGCGGTCGCCACGGAGGCGTAGTCTGCACCTCGTCGAATGCGCGCTCGGTGCTCGAGTGGGCCTTCGCTCGCGGCCAGCGCGTGCTCTTTTTCCCCGACCAGCACCTCGGCCGCAACACCGCCAAGGCCATGGGCGTACCGCTTGAGCAGATGCCGCTCTGGAAGCCCGAAGTCACGCTCGGCGGCAGCACCGCCCAGCAGCTTCGTGACTCCCGGGTCATCCTCTGGCACGGCTTCTGCTCCGTGCACAAACGCTTCACCGTCGAGCAGATCAGCATGGCTCGCCAGCGCCACCCCGACGTCCGCGTCATCGTGCACCCCGAGTGCCCGATGGAGGTCGTCGACGACGCCGACGAGTACGGCTCCACCGACTACATTCGCAAGGCCATCGAGGCCGCTCCGGCTGGTTCCACCTTCGCCATCGGCACGGAGATCAACCTCGTCCAGCGCCTCGCTAACGACCACCCCGAGCACACCATCTTCTGCCTCGACTCCATCGTCTGCCCCTGTTCGACGATGTACCGCATCCACCCCAGCTACATCGCCTGGGTGCTCGAAAGCTTCGAGCGCGGCGAACTCGTCAACCAGATCACCGTCGACGAAGCCACCGCCAGCGACGCCCGTATCGCCCTTGAGCGCATGCTGGCTCTCGCTCCCGGCAAGCCTGTGAGCGCAGCATGA
- a CDS encoding TetR/AcrR family transcriptional regulator: protein MRSNAPASAEEKRGPGRPRGFDREIALRAVLLLFWKHGFDGTSYTDLTTATGMSKPTLYATFGDKIELFRQAMVMYAEQSIAVYETALAQPTAREAVEACLKLARGLQPKGEEPQVCFLVQGALTGSADTIELRDELYRLQREATRMLKQRLDRGKRKGELPADTNTAALAEYFTSVVTGLSIQAANGASPKDLNRVIQFAMAAWPGNHS from the coding sequence ATGCGATCTAACGCTCCAGCATCGGCAGAAGAAAAGCGAGGCCCCGGCCGTCCTCGCGGCTTCGATCGCGAAATCGCCCTGCGCGCCGTGCTTCTGCTCTTCTGGAAGCACGGCTTCGACGGCACCTCTTACACCGACCTCACCACGGCCACCGGCATGAGCAAACCTACGCTCTACGCAACTTTTGGCGACAAAATTGAGCTCTTCCGCCAGGCCATGGTGATGTACGCTGAGCAATCCATCGCCGTCTACGAAACGGCACTCGCACAGCCCACCGCCCGCGAAGCCGTCGAGGCCTGCCTCAAACTCGCACGCGGCCTTCAGCCCAAAGGCGAGGAACCGCAAGTCTGCTTCCTCGTCCAGGGCGCACTCACCGGCAGCGCCGACACCATCGAACTCCGCGACGAACTCTACAGACTGCAGCGCGAGGCCACGCGCATGCTCAAGCAGCGCCTCGACCGCGGCAAGCGCAAGGGCGAACTCCCCGCCGACACCAACACCGCGGCGCTCGCCGAATACTTCACCTCGGTCGTCACCGGACTTTCCATCCAGGCCGCCAACGGCGCCTCCCCCAAAGACCTCAACCGGGTCATTCAATTCGCCATGGCTGCATGGCCCGGCAACCACTCGTAA